From Pagrus major chromosome 2, Pma_NU_1.0, one genomic window encodes:
- the traf4a gene encoding TNF receptor-associated factor 4a yields the protein MPGFDYKFLEKPKRRFQCPLCSKAMREPVQVSTCGHRFCDTCLQEFLSEGVFKCPEDQLPLDYAKIYPDPELEQQILALPIRCIHSEEGCRWTGQMKQLQGHFSTCAFNVIPCPNRCSVKLTRRDLPDHLQHDCPKRKVKCEFCGSEFTGEAYENHQGVCPQESVYCENKCGARMMRRLLSQHGLAECPKRTQPCKYCGKEFVFDTIQNHQYHCPRFPVQCPNQCGTPNIAREDLANHVKDNCGSALVLCPFKDAGCKHRCPKLAIGRHLEDTTKSHLTMMCNLVGRQRQEILELRREMEELSVSHDGVLIWKLNDYSRKLQEAKLRSNHEFFSPPFYTHRYGYKLQVSAFLNGNGSGEGSHLSVYIRVLPGEYDSLLEWPFSYKVTFSIMDQSDPSLSKPQHITETFNPDPNWKNFQKPCSSRNSLDESTLGFGYPKFISHDEIKKRNYIRDNCIFIKASIEIPQKIMA from the exons CGAGGGCGTCTTCAAGTGTCCCGAGGACCAGCTGCCTTTGGACTATGCCAAG ATCTACCCCGATCCGGAGCTGGAGCAGCAGATCCTGGCGCTGCCCATCCGCTGCATCCACAGCGAGGAGGGCTGCCGCTGGACCGGCCAGatgaagcagctgcag GGCCACTTCTCCACCTGCGCCTTCAACGTGATCCCCTGCCCCAACCGCTGCTCCGTCAAGCTGACGCGCCGCGACCTGCCCGACCACCTGCAGCACGACTGCCCCAAGCGCAAGGTCAAGTGCGAGTTCTGCGGCAGCGAGTTCACCGGCGAAGCCTACgag AACCACCAGGGTGTTTGTCCTCAGGAGAGCGTTTACTGTGAGAACAAGTGCGGGGCGAGGATGATGCGCCGCCTGCTGTCCCAACACGGCCTGGCCGAGTGTCCGAAGCGCACGCAGCCCTGCAAATACTGCGGCAAGGAGTTCGTCTTCGACACCATCCAG AACCACCAGTACCACTGCCCTCGGTTCCCTGTCCAGTGTCCAAACCAGTGCGGCACACCCAACATCGCCCGAGAGGATCTGGCTAACCACGTGAAGGACAACTGCGGCAGCGCGCTCGTCCTCTGCCCCTTCAAAGACGCCGGCTGCAAACACAGA tGCCCCAAACTGGCTATCGGTCGTCACCTGGAGGACACCACCAAGTCTCACCTGACCATGATGTGTAACCTGGTGGGTCGTCAGCGGCAGGAGATCCTGGAGCTGcggagggagatggaggagctGTCCGTCAGCCACGACGGCGTCCTCATCTGGAAGCTCAACGACTACTCCCGCAAGCTCCAGGAGGCCAAACTCCGAAGCAACCACGAGTTCTTCAGCCCGCCCTTCTACACCCACCGCTACGGCTACAAGCTGCAGGTGTCGGCCTTCCTCAACGGCAACGGCAGCGGCGAGGGCTCCCACCTCTCCGTCTACATCCGCGTGCTGCCCGGAGAGTACGACAGCCTGCTGGAGTGGCCCTTCTCCTACAAGGTGACTTTCTCCATCATGGACCAGAGCGACCCGTCGCTCTCCAAACCCCAGCACATCACCGAGACCTTCAACCCCGACCCCAACTGGAAGAACTTCCAGAAGCCCTGCAGCAGCCGCAACTCGCTGGACGAGAGCACCCTGGGCTTCGGCTACCCCAAGTTCATCTCTCACGACGAGATCAAGAAGAGGAACTACATCCGAGACAACTGCATCTTCATCAAGGCTTCTATAGAGATTCCCCAGAAGATCATGGCTTAA